Proteins encoded together in one Staphylococcus aureus window:
- a CDS encoding ABC transporter substrate-binding protein — protein sequence MKKIISIAIIVLALVLSGCGVPTKSEVAQKSSKVEVKGERPTIHFLGQASYENDMNIVKDQLENAGFNVKMNIQPDYGSYRTQRQAGNYDIQIDDWMTVFGDPNYAMTALFSSTGSNSLLKDKHVDQLLNKASTQNEADVKQTYKQIEDEVVFDKGYMAPLYGSKKNLVYDNKVLDKNSVGLPNSRALIWQQFDYNNSRERDTRPLVMTQQDGEIPTLDPIRSIAPSVYSINMNMYTRLLLLDENDHLTTKGSLSHDYAVNKDNKAFYFLLRDDDYFAKVVNGQARNTGERVSAEDVKFSLDRARDKKSVPNNNTYNMHKHINDIKILKDEDIDQLRKEKDKDDKSIYDKLIKAYNVKSLTTDGQKVNNKDGIYQIVKITTDQSMPREVNYLTHSSAGILSKKFVNQVNQEYPKGYGDSSTIPANSDGKNALYASGAYIMTQKNAYQATFQRNPGFNETEKGSYGPAKIKNITLKFNGDPNNALSELRNHSIDMLADVNQKHFDLIKSDKNLSIIRKNGRKSVFLMLNIKKGIFKTHPNLRQAVVNAIDQDQFIKFYRGDKFKIASPITPLVDTGNEQRQDLEKVEKAINQ from the coding sequence GTGAAGAAAATCATTAGTATCGCAATTATAGTTTTAGCGTTGGTATTAAGTGGTTGTGGTGTCCCTACGAAATCAGAAGTGGCTCAAAAGTCATCGAAAGTTGAAGTGAAAGGCGAGCGACCAACAATACATTTCCTAGGACAAGCAAGTTATGAAAATGATATGAATATCGTTAAAGATCAATTGGAAAATGCAGGATTTAACGTGAAGATGAATATCCAACCAGATTATGGTAGCTATCGTACACAACGTCAAGCCGGCAATTATGATATCCAAATTGATGACTGGATGACAGTGTTTGGTGACCCGAACTATGCTATGACGGCATTATTTAGTTCTACAGGATCAAATAGTTTATTGAAAGATAAACATGTAGACCAGTTGTTAAATAAAGCTTCTACTCAAAATGAAGCAGATGTTAAACAAACATATAAGCAAATTGAAGATGAAGTTGTATTTGATAAAGGGTATATGGCGCCTTTATATGGATCAAAAAAGAATTTAGTATATGACAATAAAGTGTTAGATAAAAATAGTGTTGGATTGCCAAATTCACGTGCATTAATATGGCAACAATTTGATTACAACAATAGTAGAGAACGAGATACGCGGCCACTTGTGATGACACAACAAGATGGTGAAATTCCTACATTGGATCCAATACGTTCAATTGCGCCGTCAGTATATTCAATTAATATGAATATGTACACAAGGTTATTATTATTAGATGAAAATGATCATTTAACAACGAAAGGTTCGTTAAGTCATGATTATGCTGTGAATAAGGACAATAAAGCATTTTATTTCTTGTTAAGAGATGATGATTATTTTGCGAAAGTGGTCAATGGACAAGCACGTAATACTGGAGAGCGTGTATCGGCTGAAGATGTTAAGTTTTCTTTAGATAGAGCACGTGATAAAAAGTCTGTGCCTAACAATAATACTTACAATATGCACAAACATATAAATGACATCAAGATATTAAAAGATGAGGACATCGATCAGTTGCGTAAAGAGAAAGACAAGGACGATAAATCAATCTATGATAAGTTGATTAAAGCTTATAACGTCAAATCGTTAACGACAGATGGTCAAAAAGTAAATAATAAAGACGGTATTTATCAAATTGTTAAAATTACGACAGATCAATCGATGCCTCGAGAGGTAAATTACTTAACACACTCTTCGGCAGGCATTTTATCTAAAAAATTTGTTAATCAAGTAAATCAAGAATATCCAAAAGGATATGGGGATAGCAGTACAATTCCTGCAAATTCAGATGGGAAAAATGCGCTGTATGCAAGTGGCGCATACATTATGACACAGAAAAATGCATATCAAGCAACGTTTCAACGTAATCCAGGATTCAACGAAACAGAAAAAGGTAGTTATGGACCAGCTAAAATTAAAAATATTACATTGAAGTTTAATGGTGACCCGAATAATGCATTGTCAGAACTTAGAAATCATTCAATTGATATGTTGGCAGATGTGAATCAAAAACATTTTGATTTAATTAAGTCGGATAAAAATTTAAGCATTATTCGCAAAAATGGACGCAAGTCAGTCTTTTTAATGCTAAATATTAAAAAAGGTATATTTAAGACGCATCCAAACTTGAGACAAGCAGTAGTTAATGCGATAGATCAGGATCAATTTATTAAGTTTTATCGTGGCGATAAATTTAAAATTGCATCACCGATTACACCACTTGTCGATACTGGTAACGAGCAACGTCAAGATTTAGAAAAAGTAGAAAAAGCCATTAATCAATAA
- the ggt gene encoding gamma-glutamyltransferase produces MVINLNDKQTKTSKEGLISVSHPLAAKIGKDVLDQGGNAMDAVIAIQLALNVVEPFASGIGGGGYLLYYEQSTGSITAFDARETAPEHVDKQFYLDDSGEYKSFFDMTTHGKTVAVPAIPKLFDYIHKRYAKLSLEDLINPAIELAIEGHAANWATEKYSRQQHARLTKYHETAQVFTHENQYWREGDWIVQPELGKTFQILREQGFNAFYKGDIAKQLVNVVKACGGTITLEDLAKYDIQIKAPISATFKDYDIYSMGPSSSGGITVIQILKLLEHVDLPSMGPRSVDYLHHLIQAMHLAYSDRAQYLADDNFHEVPVQSLIDDDYLKARSTLIDSNKANIDIEHGVVSDCISHTDVEENHTETTHFCVIDKEGNIASFTTSIGMIYGSGITIPGYGVLLNTTMDGFDVVDGGINEIAPYKRPLSNMAPTIVMYHGKPILTVGAPGAISIIASVAQTLINVLVFGMDIQQAIDEPRIYSSHPNRIEWEPQFSQSTILALIAHGHAMEHKPDAYIGDVHGLQVDPTTYEASGGSDDTREGTVMGGEVLVIRKQPLPYRQMYDSDGFRLYFNDVQLPLLADQVRWMHDKYWVDESVVRIIFPEVSAHIEDLRSYENAGENYIDIAWLARKYAYQVTLKDDGLYLTDDTYTSVKRNTNAYYRYDRDSITR; encoded by the coding sequence ATGGTCATTAACTTAAATGACAAACAGACAAAAACATCTAAAGAAGGGTTAATTTCCGTATCACATCCTCTTGCGGCTAAAATTGGTAAGGATGTATTAGATCAAGGTGGCAACGCCATGGATGCAGTGATTGCAATTCAACTGGCATTGAATGTGGTAGAACCATTTGCATCAGGTATTGGTGGTGGCGGGTATTTGCTATATTATGAGCAAAGTACTGGCAGTATAACTGCGTTTGATGCACGTGAGACAGCACCTGAACATGTAGACAAACAATTTTATCTAGATGATTCAGGCGAATATAAATCATTTTTTGATATGACTACACATGGTAAAACTGTCGCTGTGCCAGCAATTCCAAAGCTGTTTGATTATATTCACAAGCGTTATGCTAAATTGTCATTGGAAGATTTAATTAATCCTGCAATTGAACTAGCCATTGAAGGTCATGCAGCCAATTGGGCTACTGAAAAATATTCGCGCCAGCAACACGCACGATTGACAAAGTATCATGAAACGGCACAAGTATTTACGCATGAAAATCAATATTGGCGTGAAGGTGATTGGATTGTACAACCCGAATTAGGTAAGACATTTCAAATATTAAGAGAACAAGGGTTTAATGCATTTTATAAAGGTGACATTGCGAAACAATTAGTCAATGTTGTCAAAGCATGTGGTGGGACAATCACTTTAGAGGATCTAGCCAAATATGACATTCAGATTAAAGCGCCAATCAGTGCAACATTTAAAGACTATGACATTTATTCAATGGGACCATCTAGTTCTGGCGGTATCACGGTAATTCAAATATTGAAGTTATTAGAACATGTCGATTTACCATCTATGGGTCCAAGATCTGTTGATTACTTGCATCATTTGATACAAGCGATGCATTTAGCATATAGTGATCGTGCGCAATACTTGGCGGATGATAATTTTCATGAGGTGCCTGTACAGTCATTAATTGATGATGATTATTTAAAAGCACGCAGTACGCTCATTGATAGCAATAAAGCAAATATTGATATAGAGCATGGTGTTGTGTCTGATTGCATTAGTCATACAGATGTTGAAGAAAATCATACCGAAACAACTCATTTTTGTGTGATTGATAAGGAAGGTAATATTGCTTCATTTACGACATCAATTGGTATGATTTATGGTTCAGGTATCACGATTCCAGGCTACGGTGTGTTATTGAATACGACAATGGATGGCTTTGATGTAGTAGATGGTGGTATTAACGAAATTGCACCATATAAACGACCACTAAGTAACATGGCTCCAACGATTGTGATGTATCACGGGAAGCCAATATTAACAGTAGGTGCACCTGGTGCCATAAGTATCATTGCTAGTGTTGCGCAAACATTAATCAATGTATTAGTGTTTGGCATGGATATTCAGCAGGCTATAGATGAACCTAGAATTTATAGTAGCCATCCTAATCGCATTGAATGGGAGCCTCAATTTTCACAATCTACAATATTAGCATTGATTGCACATGGACATGCAATGGAACATAAACCAGATGCTTATATTGGAGATGTACATGGACTACAGGTTGACCCAACAACGTATGAAGCTTCGGGTGGAAGTGATGATACTAGAGAAGGCACCGTAATGGGTGGCGAGGTGTTAGTGATTAGAAAACAGCCATTACCATATCGGCAAATGTATGATAGTGACGGCTTTCGTCTATATTTCAATGATGTGCAGTTACCTTTATTGGCAGATCAAGTGCGATGGATGCATGACAAATATTGGGTTGATGAAAGTGTTGTTAGAATCATTTTCCCTGAAGTTAGTGCACATATTGAAGATTTAAGAAGTTATGAAAACGCAGGAGAAAATTATATAGATATTGCCTGGTTAGCACGGAAATATGCTTATCAAGTAACATTGAAGGATGACGGTTTATACTTAACTGATGATACATATACTTCAGTGAAACGGAACACAAATGCATACTATAGATATGATCGAGATAGTATCACAAGATAG
- a CDS encoding tandem-type lipoprotein gives MKAHKIFWLNLAAIIIISIVVSGDMFLAMKWEQIHLKDGLKKVLSTYPIKNLETLYEIDGHDNPHYENNDQDTWYIESSYSVVGSDELLKEDRMLLKVDKNTHKITGEYDTTTNDRKNATDSTYKSYPVKVVNNKIVFTKDVKDPALKQKIENNQFLIQSGDLTSILNSNDLKVTHDPTTDYYNLSGKLSNDNPNVKQLKRRYNIPKNASTKVELKGMSDLKGNNHQDQKLYFYFSSPGKDQIIYKESLTYNKISEH, from the coding sequence ATGAAAGCACATAAAATTTTCTGGTTAAACTTAGCAGCAATTATTATTATTTCAATTGTAGTCAGTGGCGATATGTTTTTGGCAATGAAGTGGGAACAAATTCATTTGAAAGATGGTCTTAAAAAAGTACTAAGTACGTATCCTATTAAAAACTTAGAAACGCTTTATGAAATTGATGGTCACGATAATCCCCATTATGAAAATAATGATCAAGACACATGGTATATAGAATCCTCTTATTCAGTTGTTGGATCAGATGAGCTTTTAAAAGAAGACCGTATGTTGTTAAAGGTAGATAAGAACACACATAAAATAACTGGTGAATATGACACAACTACAAACGATAGAAAAAATGCTACTGACTCGACATACAAAAGTTATCCAGTAAAAGTAGTTAATAATAAAATCGTTTTCACAAAAGACGTAAAAGATCCCGCGCTGAAACAAAAAATCGAAAACAATCAATTTTTGATTCAAAGTGGTGATTTAACAAGCATTTTAAATAGCAATGATTTGAAAGTCACACATGATCCTACCACTGATTATTATAATTTATCTGGTAAGTTGTCGAACGATAATCCAAACGTTAAACAATTAAAACGTAGATATAATATTCCTAAAAACGCATCAACAAAGGTGGAATTAAAGGGAATGAGTGATTTAAAAGGCAATAATCATCAAGATCAGAAACTTTATTTTTATTTTTCAAGTCCTGGAAAAGACCAAATCATTTATAAAGAAAGCCTTACTTATAATAAAATAAGTGAACATTAA
- a CDS encoding FMN-dependent NADH-azoreductase, producing the protein MAKVLYITAHPFNELVSNSMAAGKAFIETYQQQHPDDEVKHIDLFETYIPVIDKDVLTGWGKMSNGETLTDDEQMKVSRLSDILEEFLSADKYVFVTPMWNLSFPPVVKAYIDAISIAGKTFKYSAEGPQGLLTDKKVLHIQSRGGYYTEGPAADFEMGDRYLRTIMTFLGVPSYETIIIEGHNAEPHKTEEIKATSINNAEKLATTF; encoded by the coding sequence ATGGCAAAAGTATTATATATTACAGCACACCCTTTTAATGAACTGGTATCAAATTCTATGGCGGCTGGTAAAGCATTTATCGAAACATATCAACAACAACATCCTGATGATGAAGTGAAACATATTGATTTATTTGAAACTTATATTCCAGTTATTGACAAAGATGTATTAACTGGTTGGGGAAAAATGAGTAATGGCGAAACGTTAACTGATGATGAACAAATGAAAGTTTCAAGATTGAGTGACATTTTAGAAGAATTTTTAAGTGCAGATAAATATGTATTTGTAACGCCTATGTGGAACCTTTCTTTCCCACCTGTAGTTAAAGCATATATTGATGCTATTTCAATTGCAGGTAAAACTTTTAAATATTCTGCTGAAGGACCACAAGGTTTACTAACTGACAAAAAAGTATTACACATTCAATCACGTGGTGGATATTATACTGAAGGACCTGCTGCTGATTTTGAAATGGGTGACCGTTATTTAAGAACAATTATGACATTCTTAGGTGTGCCATCATATGAAACAATCATTATTGAAGGACACAATGCTGAACCTCATAAGACTGAAGAAATTAAAGCAACTAGTATTAATAATGCTGAAAAATTAGCAACAACTTTTTAA
- a CDS encoding M23 family metallopeptidase, which produces MTKRPKRILATIIIFLSLLFTIIYIDDIQKWFNQYTDKLTQNHKGQGHSKWEDFFRGSRITETFGKYQHSPFDGKHYGIDFALPKGTPIKAPTNGKVTRIFNNELGGKVLQIAEDNGEYHQWYLHLDKYNVKVGDRVKAGDIIAYSGNTGIQTTGAHLHFQRMKGGVGNAYAEDPKPFIDQLPDGERSLYDL; this is translated from the coding sequence ATGACAAAGCGACCAAAACGTATTTTGGCAACAATTATCATTTTTCTTTCACTATTATTTACGATTATTTATATAGATGACATTCAAAAATGGTTTAACCAATATACCGATAAATTGACACAAAATCATAAAGGACAAGGACACTCAAAATGGGAAGACTTTTTTAGAGGGAGTCGGATTACTGAGACTTTTGGTAAATATCAACATTCACCATTTGATGGTAAGCATTATGGCATTGATTTTGCATTGCCAAAAGGTACACCAATTAAAGCGCCGACGAATGGTAAAGTAACACGTATCTTTAATAATGAATTGGGCGGCAAGGTATTACAGATTGCCGAAGACAATGGAGAATATCACCAGTGGTATCTACACTTAGACAAATATAATGTCAAAGTAGGTGATCGAGTCAAAGCAGGTGATATTATTGCATATTCAGGCAATACAGGTATACAAACGACAGGCGCACATTTACATTTTCAAAGAATGAAGGGTGGCGTAGGTAATGCATATGCAGAAGATCCAAAACCGTTTATCGATCAGTTACCTGATGGGGAACGTAGCCTATATGATTTGTAG
- a CDS encoding ABC transporter ATP-binding protein, protein MAELKLEHIKKTYDNNNTVVKDFNLHITDKEFIVFVGPSGCGKSTTLRMVAGLESITSGDFYIDGERMNDVEPKNRDIAMVFQNYALYPHMTVFENMAFGLKLRKVNKKEIEQKVNEAAEILGLTEYLGRKPKALSGGQRQRVALGRAIVRDAKVFLMDEPLSNLDAKLRVQMRTEILKLHKRLNTTTIYVTHDQTEALTMASRIVVLKDGDIMQVGTPREIYDAPNCIFVAQFIGSPAMNMLNATVEMDGLKVGTHHFKLHNKKFEKLKAAGYLDKEIILGIRAEDIHEEPIFIQTSPETQFESEVVVSELLGSEIMVHSTFQGMELISKLDSRTQVMANDKITLAFDMNKCHFFDEKTGNRIV, encoded by the coding sequence ATGGCAGAACTAAAGTTAGAGCATATTAAAAAGACGTATGATAACAACAATACTGTAGTGAAAGATTTTAATCTACATATTACTGACAAAGAATTCATTGTATTTGTTGGACCATCGGGATGTGGTAAATCAACAACATTACGAATGGTTGCTGGACTAGAGTCTATCACATCTGGAGATTTTTATATTGATGGGGAACGCATGAACGATGTTGAACCAAAGAATAGAGATATTGCGATGGTATTTCAAAACTATGCATTATATCCACATATGACTGTTTTTGAAAATATGGCATTTGGGCTAAAGCTACGTAAAGTAAATAAAAAAGAGATTGAACAAAAAGTTAATGAAGCAGCTGAAATATTAGGATTAACTGAGTATCTTGGTCGTAAACCAAAAGCGTTATCTGGCGGACAGCGTCAACGTGTTGCTTTGGGCAGAGCTATTGTTAGGGATGCGAAAGTCTTTTTAATGGATGAACCATTATCGAATCTTGATGCGAAGCTTCGAGTACAAATGCGCACAGAAATATTGAAATTACATAAGCGACTTAATACTACGACAATTTATGTTACACATGATCAAACTGAAGCATTGACGATGGCTAGTCGAATTGTTGTTTTGAAAGATGGCGACATTATGCAAGTCGGCACACCTAGAGAAATATATGATGCCCCTAATTGCATATTTGTGGCGCAATTTATCGGCTCACCAGCAATGAATATGTTGAATGCTACAGTTGAAATGGACGGATTGAAGGTAGGAACACACCATTTTAAATTACATAATAAAAAATTTGAAAAGTTAAAAGCTGCTGGCTACTTAGACAAGGAAATTATTTTAGGTATTCGAGCTGAAGACATTCATGAAGAACCAATATTTATTCAAACTTCTCCAGAGACACAATTTGAATCTGAAGTAGTTGTATCCGAACTGTTAGGTTCAGAAATTATGGTACATAGCACATTCCAAGGAATGGAATTGATTTCTAAATTAGATTCAAGAACTCAAGTGATGGCGAACGACAAGATTACACTAGCATTTGATATGAATAAGTGTCACTTTTTTGATGAAAAAACAGGAAATCGTATCGTCTAA
- a CDS encoding maltodextrin ABC transporter substrate-binding protein, whose translation MSKILKCITLAVVMLLIVTACGPNRSKEDIDKALNKDNSKDKPNQLTMWVDGDKQMAFYKKITDQYTKKTGIKVKLVNIGQNDQLENISLDAPAGKGPDIFFLAHDNTGSAYLQGLAAEIKLSKDELKGFNKQALKAMNYDNKQLALPAIVETTALFYNKKLVKNAPQTLEEVEANAAKLTDSKKKQYGMLFDAKNFYFNYPFLFGNDDYIFKKNGSEYDIHQLGLNSKHVVKNAERLQKWYDKGYLPKAATHDVMIGLFKEGKVGQFVTGPWNINEYQETFGKDLGVTTLPTDGGKPMKPFLGVRGWYLSEYSKHKYWAKDLMLYITSKDTLQKYTDEMSEITGRVDVKSSNPNLKVFEKQARHAEPMPNIPEMRQVWEPMGNASIFISNGKNPKQALDEATNDITQNIKILHPSQNDKKGD comes from the coding sequence ATGTCTAAAATTTTAAAATGTATCACGTTAGCCGTGGTAATGTTATTAATCGTAACTGCATGTGGCCCTAATCGTTCGAAAGAAGATATTGATAAAGCATTGAATAAAGATAATTCTAAAGACAAGCCTAACCAACTTACGATGTGGGTGGATGGCGACAAGCAAATGGCGTTTTATAAAAAAATTACGGATCAATATACTAAAAAAACTGGCATCAAAGTAAAGCTTGTAAATATTGGTCAAAATGATCAACTAGAAAATATTTCGCTAGACGCTCCTGCAGGAAAAGGTCCAGATATCTTTTTCTTAGCACATGATAATACTGGAAGTGCCTATCTACAAGGCTTAGCTGCTGAAATCAAATTATCAAAAGATGAGTTGAAAGGTTTCAATAAGCAAGCACTTAAAGCGATGAATTATGACAATAAGCAACTAGCATTGCCAGCTATCGTTGAAACAACCGCACTTTTTTATAATAAAAAATTAGTGAAAAATGCACCGCAAACGTTAGAAGAAGTTGAAGCTAATGCTGCCAAACTAACTGATAGTAAAAAGAAACAATACGGTATGTTATTTGATGCTAAAAATTTCTATTTTAATTATCCGTTTTTATTCGGCAATGATGATTATATTTTCAAGAAAAATGGCAGTGAATATGATATTCATCAGCTAGGACTAAATTCAAAACATGTCGTCAAGAATGCTGAACGATTACAAAAATGGTACGACAAAGGGTATCTTCCTAAGGCAGCAACACATGATGTCATGATTGGTCTTTTTAAAGAAGGAAAAGTAGGACAATTTGTCACTGGACCGTGGAACATTAATGAATATCAAGAAACGTTTGGTAAAGATTTAGGAGTAACAACATTACCTACAGATGGTGGCAAACCTATGAAACCATTTCTAGGTGTACGTGGTTGGTATTTATCTGAATATAGTAAACATAAGTATTGGGCTAAAGATTTAATGCTGTATATCACTAGTAAAGATACATTACAAAAATATACAGATGAAATGAGCGAAATTACTGGACGTGTTGACGTGAAATCATCTAATCCAAATTTAAAAGTGTTTGAAAAGCAAGCACGTCATGCTGAACCGATGCCTAATATTCCTGAAATGCGACAAGTTTGGGAACCGATGGGCAATGCAAGCATATTTATTTCAAATGGTAAGAATCCTAAACAAGCGTTAGATGAGGCGACGAATGATATAACGCAAAATATTAAGATTCTTCATCCATCACAAAATGATAAGAAAGGAGATTAG
- a CDS encoding sugar ABC transporter permease, protein MTKRNPKLAALLSVIPGLGQFYNKRPIKGTIFFIFFISFISVFYSFLNIGFWGLFTLGTVPKLDDSRVLLAQGIISILLVAFAIMLYIINILDAYRNAERFNRNEEIKDPKARMVATWDKTFPYLLISPGTFLLIFVVVFPLIFMFGVAFTNYNLYNAPPRHTLEWVGLDNFKTLFTIGVWRKTFFSVITWTLVWTLVATTLQIALGLFLAIIVNHPVVKGKKFIRTVLILPWAVPSFVTILIFVALFNDEFGAINNDILQPLLGVAPAWLSDPFWAKVALIGIQVWLGFPFVFALFTGVLQSISSDWYEAADMDGASSWQKFRNITFPHVIYATAPLLIMQYAGNFNNFNLIYLFNKGGPPVSGQNAGSTDILISWVYNLTFEFNNFNMGAVVSLIIGFIVAIVAFIQFRRTSTFKDEGGL, encoded by the coding sequence ATGACGAAACGTAACCCTAAATTAGCGGCATTATTATCTGTTATACCTGGTTTGGGACAGTTTTATAATAAAAGACCCATTAAAGGGACGATATTTTTTATCTTTTTCATCAGTTTTATTTCTGTTTTTTATAGCTTTTTAAATATTGGTTTTTGGGGATTGTTCACATTAGGGACAGTACCTAAGTTAGACGATTCTCGTGTCTTACTTGCACAAGGTATTATTTCTATCTTACTCGTTGCTTTCGCAATCATGCTATATATCATTAATATTTTAGATGCATATCGTAATGCTGAACGATTTAATCGCAATGAGGAAATAAAGGATCCGAAGGCGCGTATGGTGGCAACATGGGACAAGACGTTCCCATACTTACTAATCTCACCAGGTACATTCTTATTGATATTTGTAGTTGTATTTCCATTAATATTTATGTTTGGAGTAGCATTTACAAATTACAATTTATACAACGCGCCTCCGAGACACACATTAGAATGGGTTGGTTTAGATAACTTTAAAACGTTATTCACAATTGGCGTTTGGCGTAAAACATTTTTCAGTGTTATTACTTGGACATTAGTATGGACGCTTGTTGCAACGACACTTCAAATTGCATTAGGGCTGTTTTTGGCAATTATTGTAAATCACCCTGTCGTCAAAGGTAAGAAATTTATCCGTACTGTGTTAATCCTACCTTGGGCTGTACCATCATTTGTGACAATTTTAATATTTGTAGCGTTATTTAATGATGAATTTGGTGCGATAAATAATGATATTTTGCAACCTTTATTAGGTGTAGCACCAGCATGGTTAAGTGATCCGTTTTGGGCAAAAGTGGCATTAATCGGCATTCAAGTATGGCTTGGATTCCCATTTGTCTTTGCACTGTTCACTGGAGTACTGCAAAGTATTTCATCAGATTGGTACGAAGCAGCAGATATGGATGGTGCGTCTAGTTGGCAAAAGTTTAGAAACATCACATTCCCGCATGTCATTTACGCCACAGCGCCATTGTTAATTATGCAATATGCAGGTAATTTCAATAATTTTAATCTTATTTATCTATTTAATAAAGGCGGTCCACCAGTGTCAGGGCAGAATGCTGGTAGTACAGATATCTTGATATCTTGGGTGTATAATCTGACATTTGAGTTTAACAACTTCAACATGGGTGCAGTTGTGTCATTAATTATTGGATTTATTGTTGCTATTGTCGCATTTATTCAATTCAGACGTACAAGTACGTTTAAAGATGAGGGAGGTTTATAA
- a CDS encoding sugar ABC transporter permease, giving the protein MTKKKNILKAIGIYSFIAMMFVIILYPLLWTFGISLNPGTNLYGAKMIPDNATFKNYAFLLFDDSSQYLTWYKNTLIVASANALFSVIFVTLTAYAFSRYRFVGRKYGLITFLILQMFPVLMAMVAIYILLNTIGLLDSLFGLTLVYIGGSIPMNAFLVKGYFDTIPKELDESAKIDGAGHMRIFLQIMLPLAKPILAVVALFNFMGPFMDFILPKILLRSPEKFTLAVGLFNFINDKYANNFTVFAAGAIMIAVPIAIVFLFLQRYLVSGLTTGATKG; this is encoded by the coding sequence ATGACAAAGAAGAAAAACATATTAAAAGCAATCGGTATTTACAGTTTTATAGCGATGATGTTTGTCATCATTTTATATCCACTACTGTGGACATTTGGCATTTCCCTTAATCCAGGTACGAACTTGTATGGTGCCAAAATGATACCAGACAATGCAACATTTAAAAATTATGCATTCTTACTATTCGATGACAGTAGTCAATACCTGACTTGGTATAAAAATACGCTTATCGTAGCATCTGCAAATGCACTGTTTAGTGTGATATTTGTCACGTTAACAGCATATGCTTTTTCTAGATATCGCTTTGTTGGTCGTAAATACGGGCTGATTACATTTTTGATTTTACAAATGTTCCCTGTATTAATGGCAATGGTCGCAATCTATATTTTGCTAAATACAATTGGATTATTAGATTCTTTATTTGGACTAACACTGGTATATATTGGTGGATCAATACCGATGAATGCCTTTTTAGTGAAAGGTTACTTCGATACGATTCCAAAAGAACTTGATGAATCTGCCAAAATTGATGGTGCAGGGCATATGCGTATTTTCTTACAAATTATGCTTCCATTAGCTAAGCCGATTTTAGCAGTTGTTGCTTTGTTCAATTTTATGGGGCCATTTATGGACTTTATATTACCTAAAATACTATTAAGAAGTCCTGAAAAATTCACATTAGCAGTTGGATTGTTCAACTTTATTAATGATAAGTATGCAAATAATTTCACAGTGTTTGCAGCAGGGGCAATTATGATTGCAGTACCTATAGCAATCGTATTCTTGTTCTTGCAACGCTATTTAGTATCAGGTTTAACAACAGGTGCGACAAAAGGTTAG